Proteins from a single region of Geothrix sp. PMB-07:
- the dxr gene encoding 1-deoxy-D-xylulose-5-phosphate reductoisomerase, which produces MRTLAILGSTGSIGTSTLDVVRAHPERLSVVALAAGRNRELLKAQCETFRPRCVSVGTREDADWLRSNLSYRPEVHWGGEGLLACALHAEADTVVAAIVGSAGLASTEAALRAGRRVCVANKESLVVGGALMHEAALAGGGELLPVDSEHAALHQLLEGRDPATIREVRITASGGPFRDWPLAQIQTATVDQALNHPTWKMGPKITIDSATLMNKGLEVIEASVLFGLSADQVAVTVHPQSQVHAMVGFHDGSYQLQVCANDMKLPIQYCLLYPEKQPGPVAPYPWDAARQWTFEAPDLERFPCLGLAFQALRAGGTAPALLNAANEVAVAAFLQGRLGFWDIQACNHETLSRIPATPLGSLAQVLDADATARRHAEGWVHARA; this is translated from the coding sequence GTGCGAACCCTCGCCATCCTCGGCTCCACCGGGAGCATTGGCACCTCCACACTGGACGTGGTGCGGGCCCACCCCGAGCGGCTTTCGGTGGTGGCCTTGGCGGCGGGGCGCAACCGGGAGCTGCTGAAGGCCCAGTGCGAAACCTTCCGCCCCCGCTGTGTCTCCGTGGGCACTCGCGAGGATGCGGACTGGCTCCGCTCCAACCTCTCGTACCGCCCTGAGGTTCACTGGGGTGGCGAGGGGCTCTTGGCCTGCGCCCTTCATGCCGAGGCCGATACCGTGGTGGCCGCCATTGTGGGCAGCGCGGGGCTGGCCAGCACCGAAGCGGCTCTGCGCGCTGGTCGGCGGGTATGCGTCGCCAACAAGGAATCCCTGGTAGTGGGCGGGGCCCTCATGCATGAGGCCGCCCTGGCCGGGGGGGGCGAACTGCTCCCCGTGGACAGCGAGCACGCCGCCTTGCATCAGCTGCTGGAGGGTCGCGATCCCGCCACCATCCGGGAAGTGCGCATCACCGCCAGCGGGGGCCCCTTCCGGGACTGGCCTCTGGCCCAGATCCAGACCGCCACCGTCGACCAGGCCCTCAACCACCCCACCTGGAAGATGGGGCCCAAGATCACCATCGACAGCGCCACCCTCATGAACAAGGGGCTGGAGGTCATCGAAGCCTCGGTGCTCTTCGGCCTCTCGGCCGACCAAGTCGCCGTGACCGTGCACCCCCAGAGTCAGGTGCACGCCATGGTGGGCTTCCATGACGGCAGCTACCAGTTGCAGGTCTGCGCCAACGACATGAAGCTGCCCATTCAGTACTGTCTGCTCTATCCCGAGAAGCAGCCCGGCCCCGTGGCGCCCTATCCCTGGGACGCGGCCCGCCAGTGGACCTTCGAGGCCCCGGATCTGGAGCGCTTCCCCTGTCTGGGGCTGGCCTTCCAGGCCCTGCGCGCCGGAGGCACCGCCCCGGCCCTGTTGAATGCCGCCAACGAGGTGGCCGTCGCCGCCTTCCTACAGGGAAGACTGGGCTTCTGGGATATCCAGGCCTGCAACCACGAAACCTTGAGCCGCATTCCTGCCACGCCCCTGGGGTCCTTGGCCCAAGTGCTGGATGCGGATGCGACCGCAAGGCGTCATGCTGAAGGTTGGGTCCACGCCCGGGCCTGA
- a CDS encoding sensor histidine kinase, whose protein sequence is MRFVPLQQHLLSRLRKRTPWVVVLVFTGVFTAFQFLLVSASDQMRQPGALANSLLTPFLMSFCYGFLTPLPWRWSGDDQGRAPFWRGLIQALVFNAFLILLLVAISWFLVHGASAKAAALGYPRGITPTFMGILSMTLLGGLPMMTIVGAIIAFSVISEEEKAAVETKLEEAQWVLLRGQLSPHVLFNSLNGLAELVRMDPLAAEQALLDLSELYRALLRHGDRPKAPLSEERALVQRFLAVEGLRFGSRLQVRWEWDESLDSVETPPFLLQPLVENALKHGIAPHSAGGELVIRLHREGTGLRLQVANSGKGLGLLPGQGVGLGNLEARLKLAYGAGATFHLRPEGSLTVAEVVLEHLETRR, encoded by the coding sequence ATGCGATTCGTCCCCCTCCAGCAGCATCTTCTGTCCCGCCTGCGCAAGCGGACGCCCTGGGTGGTGGTGCTGGTCTTCACCGGCGTGTTCACGGCGTTCCAGTTCCTGCTGGTCTCGGCCTCGGACCAGATGCGGCAGCCGGGGGCGCTGGCGAATTCCCTGCTCACACCCTTCCTGATGTCCTTCTGCTATGGATTCCTGACACCCCTGCCCTGGCGCTGGAGTGGAGACGATCAGGGCCGGGCCCCCTTCTGGCGCGGGTTGATCCAGGCGCTCGTCTTCAATGCCTTCCTCATTCTGCTGCTGGTCGCCATCAGCTGGTTTCTGGTGCATGGTGCCAGCGCGAAGGCGGCGGCACTGGGGTACCCCCGGGGCATCACACCCACCTTCATGGGCATTCTCTCCATGACGCTGCTGGGCGGTCTGCCCATGATGACCATCGTGGGGGCCATCATCGCCTTCTCGGTCATTTCAGAAGAAGAAAAGGCGGCTGTGGAGACGAAACTGGAAGAGGCCCAGTGGGTGCTGCTGCGTGGGCAGCTGAGCCCCCATGTGCTCTTTAACTCGCTCAATGGCCTGGCCGAACTGGTGCGGATGGATCCTCTGGCCGCGGAGCAGGCGCTGCTGGATCTGTCGGAGTTGTACCGGGCCCTGCTGCGCCACGGGGATCGCCCCAAGGCCCCCCTCAGCGAAGAGAGGGCTCTGGTGCAGCGATTCCTGGCCGTGGAAGGGTTGAGGTTTGGTTCCCGCTTGCAGGTGCGTTGGGAATGGGATGAAAGCCTGGATTCTGTCGAAACGCCCCCGTTCTTGCTGCAACCCCTGGTGGAAAACGCCCTGAAACATGGCATTGCGCCTCACTCGGCCGGAGGCGAACTGGTCATCCGGCTGCATCGCGAAGGGACCGGCCTGCGGTTGCAGGTCGCCAACTCCGGCAAAGGCTTGGGCTTGCTGCCGGGCCAGGGAGTGGGCCTTGGCAACCTGGAAGCCCGGCTGAAGCTGGCCTATGGGGCGGGGGCCACCTTCCACCTCCGGCCAGAGGGGAGCCTCACGGTGGCCGAAGTGGTGTTGGAGCACCTGGAGACACGACGATGA
- a CDS encoding RIP metalloprotease codes for MNRHRLPLTLCLSLVALFALKVPGAGFWGPILMLGGLVFLHEGGHFLAAKYMGMPVEVFSLGFGPRLFGFKWRETDVRLSALPLGGYVKLAGFNPEDPGADDPYGFLQQPFGKRMLFYSGGILANLATSLILFTAVRADQARIIKAEPRPGSAMVVDQVAKGMPADVAGLQPGDELRRVGHILFPSGRWEDAVAYIKTHPAQPIAVEVLREGKLLSFSVTPTNENGVGRVGVGSLPMSYDFQRRPLQMGDLLTGGRIAIEDSWHMSGQVFGFLKKLVTFQARSAEVSGPIGIIKAGSRAAKSGWQEFLIMCGAISLQLGILNALPIPALDGGHMALLVFEKLRRKDLTIELKEKILTGGFLLLASLMALVIVMDVLKLRK; via the coding sequence ATGAACCGCCACCGCCTGCCTCTGACCCTCTGCTTGTCCCTCGTCGCGCTGTTCGCCCTGAAGGTGCCGGGCGCCGGTTTTTGGGGGCCCATCCTCATGCTGGGCGGCCTCGTCTTCCTGCACGAGGGCGGCCACTTTCTCGCCGCCAAGTACATGGGCATGCCCGTGGAAGTCTTCTCCTTGGGCTTCGGCCCGCGCCTGTTCGGCTTCAAGTGGCGGGAGACCGACGTGCGTCTCTCCGCCCTGCCCCTGGGCGGCTACGTAAAACTGGCGGGCTTCAATCCCGAGGACCCCGGTGCCGACGATCCCTATGGTTTCCTTCAGCAGCCCTTCGGCAAGCGCATGCTCTTCTACAGCGGCGGCATCCTCGCCAACCTGGCGACCAGCCTTATCCTGTTCACAGCCGTCCGCGCCGACCAGGCACGCATCATCAAGGCGGAACCCCGGCCAGGGTCGGCCATGGTAGTTGATCAAGTGGCCAAAGGCATGCCTGCTGATGTAGCCGGCCTCCAACCGGGGGACGAATTGCGCCGCGTCGGTCACATCCTTTTCCCCTCCGGCCGGTGGGAAGATGCAGTGGCCTATATCAAGACCCATCCAGCTCAGCCCATCGCCGTTGAAGTACTCAGGGAAGGCAAGTTGCTTTCTTTCTCCGTGACTCCCACCAATGAAAACGGCGTAGGCCGTGTTGGGGTCGGAAGCCTGCCGATGTCTTACGATTTTCAACGAAGGCCCCTCCAAATGGGCGACCTTCTGACCGGTGGACGCATTGCCATTGAAGACTCCTGGCACATGAGTGGCCAAGTGTTCGGTTTTCTCAAGAAACTCGTCACCTTCCAGGCACGGAGCGCCGAGGTGTCGGGACCCATTGGCATCATCAAAGCAGGCAGCCGGGCCGCCAAGTCTGGCTGGCAGGAATTTCTCATCATGTGCGGTGCCATCAGCCTGCAGCTGGGCATCCTCAACGCCCTGCCCATTCCCGCCCTCGACGGTGGCCACATGGCCCTGCTGGTTTTTGAAAAACTGCGGCGGAAGGACCTCACCATCGAGCTCAAAGAGAAGATCCTCACCGGCGGTTTCCTGCTGCTGGCCTCCCTCATGGCCCTGGTGATCGTCATGGACGTGCTTAAGCTCAGGAAGTAG
- a CDS encoding LytTR family DNA-binding domain-containing protein codes for MKTLRVALADDEPLARARLSRLLREAGCDVKAELEDGPSTLAWLREPREVDVLFLDIQMPGATGLEVAAELADCRHCPPVVFVTAYSEHAVRAFEAAAVDYILKPVSAERLAKSLSRLKEGGLRRSEAPTSTPQRFPVRAGEGHVFLDLKRTTHFEVEEEVVWAWAGGSRHRTSWTTLAEVEAAFPGAALLRIQRHLLLRPEAVLGLKPLEGGRASVRVAEGLDLEVSRSVTPKIKEMLGL; via the coding sequence ATGAAGACCCTCCGCGTGGCGCTGGCCGATGACGAGCCCCTGGCCCGGGCTCGGCTTTCACGGCTGTTGCGGGAGGCGGGCTGCGACGTGAAGGCGGAGTTGGAGGATGGCCCCTCCACTCTGGCCTGGCTGCGGGAGCCCAGGGAGGTCGACGTCCTCTTCTTGGATATCCAGATGCCAGGCGCCACCGGCCTGGAGGTGGCGGCGGAGCTGGCCGACTGTCGCCATTGCCCGCCCGTGGTGTTCGTGACCGCCTATTCGGAGCACGCGGTTCGCGCTTTCGAGGCGGCGGCGGTGGACTACATCCTGAAACCTGTGTCAGCAGAACGCCTGGCAAAGTCCCTATCCCGCCTGAAGGAGGGCGGCCTCCGCCGCTCCGAGGCGCCCACCTCGACCCCCCAGCGCTTCCCGGTGCGGGCCGGAGAGGGGCACGTGTTCCTGGATCTGAAACGGACTACCCACTTCGAGGTGGAGGAGGAGGTGGTTTGGGCCTGGGCCGGGGGCAGTCGGCACCGGACCTCCTGGACCACCCTGGCGGAAGTGGAGGCGGCCTTTCCCGGGGCTGCTTTGCTCCGCATTCAACGGCACCTGCTGCTCCGCCCCGAGGCGGTGCTGGGCCTGAAGCCTCTGGAGGGGGGGCGGGCCTCGGTGCGGGTGGCCGAGGGGCTGGATCTGGAAGTCAGCCGCAGCGTCACACCGAAAATCAAGGAGATGCTCGGGCTCTGA
- a CDS encoding nitrogen regulation protein NR(II), with translation MPEPIQIHPKSAVSSTAGALRIVLLYAVFSGLWILLSDRAVGFLVHDPVAMTVLSILKGWVFVAVTATMLFVMVKRLVERTANREARLNALIHTIPDLVWLKDPKGVYLGCNRAFERFFGAREIEIVGKTDYDFVDKALADFFRDQDQKAIDAGTTRENEERVTLAETGQEVVLETLKTPMYDGHGVLIGVLGIGRDITEHTRLVSERARLETQLQQAQKMELVGRFAGGVAHDYNNMLGVILANADLALYGKPLEYPERKHLEEILRAARHSAELTRQLLAFARQQPVDPRMLDLNQSITELQAVLERLVGSEVQLRWSLAPGLGKVLMDPTQLDQVLTNLLVNARDAVSGVGQIEVATSNRTLTLTDCAALVDAQPGDHVCLTISDSGCGMAPDLVARIFEPFFTTKGEGRGTGLGLAMVHGVVKQNRGIILVESEPGRGTCFQVLLPRAEAPTS, from the coding sequence ATGCCTGAACCGATCCAGATCCACCCGAAGTCTGCGGTGTCGAGCACCGCTGGAGCCTTGCGCATCGTCCTCTTGTACGCCGTGTTTTCCGGGCTCTGGATCCTGCTTTCGGACCGGGCCGTGGGCTTCCTGGTGCATGACCCGGTTGCCATGACGGTGCTCAGCATCCTGAAAGGATGGGTGTTCGTGGCGGTCACCGCCACCATGCTTTTCGTGATGGTGAAACGGCTGGTGGAGCGGACGGCCAACCGGGAAGCCAGGCTGAACGCCCTCATCCACACCATTCCGGACCTGGTGTGGCTGAAGGATCCCAAAGGGGTCTACCTGGGCTGCAATCGGGCTTTCGAGCGGTTTTTCGGTGCCCGGGAGATCGAGATTGTCGGCAAGACCGACTACGACTTCGTGGACAAGGCCCTGGCGGATTTCTTCCGCGACCAGGATCAGAAGGCCATCGATGCGGGAACCACCAGGGAGAACGAGGAGCGGGTCACCCTGGCCGAAACAGGCCAGGAAGTGGTCTTGGAAACCCTGAAAACCCCCATGTACGACGGTCATGGGGTCCTCATCGGTGTCCTGGGCATTGGCCGGGACATCACGGAGCACACCCGCCTCGTCAGCGAGCGCGCGCGTCTGGAAACCCAGCTGCAGCAGGCGCAGAAGATGGAACTGGTCGGCCGGTTCGCCGGTGGGGTGGCCCACGACTACAACAACATGCTGGGCGTGATCCTGGCCAACGCGGATTTGGCCCTTTATGGGAAGCCGCTGGAATACCCAGAGCGCAAACACCTGGAGGAGATCCTTCGAGCGGCCAGGCATTCGGCGGAGCTCACGCGGCAGCTGCTCGCCTTCGCCCGGCAGCAGCCTGTGGACCCGCGGATGCTGGACCTGAATCAATCCATCACGGAATTGCAGGCGGTCCTGGAAAGGCTGGTGGGATCTGAAGTGCAGCTGCGCTGGTCCTTGGCTCCGGGCCTGGGGAAAGTGCTGATGGACCCGACCCAGCTGGACCAGGTGCTGACCAACCTGTTGGTGAATGCCAGGGATGCCGTCTCGGGTGTGGGTCAGATCGAGGTGGCCACCTCGAACCGGACCCTGACCTTGACGGACTGCGCCGCCCTGGTGGATGCCCAGCCAGGCGACCACGTTTGCCTCACCATCTCCGACAGTGGCTGTGGGATGGCACCGGATTTGGTGGCGAGGATCTTCGAGCCCTTCTTCACCACCAAGGGCGAGGGCCGGGGCACTGGGTTGGGGCTGGCCATGGTCCACGGCGTGGTGAAGCAGAACCGCGGCATCATCCTGGTGGAGAGCGAACCAGGGCGAGGCACCTGCTTCCAGGTGCTCCTCCCGCGGGCTGAGGCCCCTACTTCCTGA